Genomic segment of Carcharodon carcharias isolate sCarCar2 chromosome X unlocalized genomic scaffold, sCarCar2.pri SUPER_X_unloc_6, whole genome shotgun sequence:
gggtgtacctacaccacacacacggacaaaatcctggaactccctccctaacagcgccgtgggtgtacctacaccacacacacggacaaaatcctggaagtccctccctaacagcgccgtgggtgtatctgcaccacacacgagacaagatcctggaactccctccctaacagcgccgtgagtgtacctacaccacacggacaaaatcctggaactccctccctaacagtgccatgggtgtacctacaccacacatggggacaaaatcctggaactccctccctaacagcgccgtgggtgtacctacaccacacacgggggaAAGCAGCAGCTCAAGGCAGTggctcaccccccaccttctcaagggggcaattagggatgggcaataaatgcggggCCCAGCCCAGAGACCCCCCCTACACATCCCCGTGAAGGATTGGAACAAAAAGTTAGTGCTTCAACTTCCCAAACCAGCCGCTTCCACTCATCCTACTGCTGAAAGGCAAAGTTATGCTCCCTAATGGTGAAACCTCGTGCTCAGTAATGCCCTCAGCTGAGCCTCAGGGAACACAGCCGAGGGTGGGCAGGAGGAACGGCCCTGCCCTTGGGGCACTCACCAGGCATTGGCGCTGCGTTTCCAGACGGACTCGCAGTGGTGTATGAAAGCTGCCTTGGTGCAGTACTCGGACCGGCTGTGTTGTTTCAGACAGTCCTTCTGGATGGCTACGGGAGGTAACCGGAGAACCTGGGGAAACAAAAGAGTGATCAGTGCCCTTGGCCAGCTGTGTGCATCTATCCTCTCGCCCAGACAGGATAGCCAAAGCAAAGGACAGTTAGTGAGGTCTGCACAGGGGGCTTTTAATCTCAGTTTGACTTCTGTGAGAAGACGGAATTTGGAAGATTTGCCGAGTTTTGAAGCCAGTGGAAGAATCTGCAGTGGTCCTCACAGAGGCTTGTGGTAAAAGAGAGCAATCAgtagaattttttttatatatattatttgttcatgggatgtgggtgtcgctagctaggccagcgtttattgcccacccctaattgccctcgctCACAGAGCatttttgagagtcaaccacattgctgcgggttggagtcacatataggaccaggccaggtaaggagggcagatttccttccctgaaggaccttagtgaaccagatgggtttttacaacaatcggcaatggtttcatggtcatcatcagacttttagttccagatttttactgaattcaaattccaccatttgtcgTCGTGGgtttcgaacccgggtccccagaacattctcctgggtctctgggatactagtccagtgacaatatcacaacGCCACCGCCTCCCCCGTTGGAGGTACTGAGAAGGCAGCCAAGAACAAGGGACCGAGGCATCCACGGTCAGGAGGCGGTAAATGCAGGTCTCACCTCTGAGAGGGGCGGAGGGGAATTCGAGTGAATTCCAGGGAGCTGTGGCACACTGACGGGTTTTCCCAATGGAAGAAAATAGCTTGAAGACTGATTGGTGCGTCTTGCAAGGAAaaggtttggtggtggggggggggagtaagGCTGAGAGCATTAACAGAGGTAGTTACAGCCTCTAGCGTCAAGttagaagtttattttgtttaattcGCTCTAAAACCAGAAAATTtgtggtgggttttttttttgtggaAAACACGGAGGTTTGTGAGGTGGTTCAGTCGATCCTCTCATCGGGAATTGGGATTTGCCTTTAAAGGTTAATGGTCCCCTAACCGGACGgtaaggagggagagaggtttagGACCGTAGaccactacagcacagaaaacaggccattcggcccctctagtctgtgccgaaatgtTATCCCGCTAGTCCCACTGAGCGGCACCCAGATTACTCTGTATGTAGCCCAGTGATGGGCGCCCTTACCTGGTGGTGGAAAGCCTGCACGTCCGCTTCACTGTGGGGGCCGGTCACCAGCTCGTTGTTGAGCTCGTACAGGGTGACGCGGCCGTCGGTGCTGGGCGGAGGGAACAAGGTGAGGGAAATCATCGCCGGGATCGGACTGAGCGGAAACAAaaccagggagggagggagggagagagagagagagagagagagagaggtcagatcgTAAATTCGAACCGTGGGGAAAGGGGTGGACGCGAGGGGTGGGGGATCAACCGGAcggggaaaggggtgggggggggggggggggggaagaggggaggacggtgggggggagggaggggggaggacgtttgtggggagggggaggacggtggggggaggggggaggacggtggggggaggggggaggacggtggggggagggggggaggacggtggggggaggacggtggggggagggggaggacggtggggggagggggaggacggtgggggggagggggaggacggtgggggggagggggagggggaggacggtggggggaaggggagggggaggacggtggggggagggggaggacggtgggggggagggggagggggaggacggtggggggagggggaggacggtggggggagggggagggggaggacggtggggggaggacggtggggggagggggaggacggtggggggaggacggtgggggagggggagggggaggacggtggggggagggggaggacggtggggggagggggaggacggtggggggagggggaggacggtggggggagggggacgacggtggggggagggggaggacggtggggggagggggagggggagaacggtggggggagggggagggggagggggaggacggtgggggaagggggagggggaggacggtggggggagggggaggacggtggggggagggggaggacggtggggggagggggagggggaggacggtggggggagggggagggggaggacggtggggggagggggaggacggtggggggagggggaggacggtggggggagggggaggacggtggggggagggggaggacggtggggggaaggggaggacggtggggggaggggaggggaggacggtggggggaggggaggggaggacggtggggggaggggaggggaggacggtggggggaggggaggggaggacggtggggggaggggagggaggacggtggggggagggggaggacggtggggggagcgggagggggaggacggtggggggaggggagggggaggacggtggggggaggggagggggaggacggtggggggagggggaggacggtggggggagggggagggggaggacggtggggggagggggaggacggtggggggaggggaggggggaggacggtggggggagggggaggacggtggggggagggggagggggaggacggtggggggagggggagggggaggacggtggggggagggggagggggaggacggtggggggaggggggagggggaggacggtggggggaggggaggacggtggggggagggggaggacggtggggggaggggaggacggtggggggaggaggagggggaggacggtggggggagggggaggacggtggggggaggggagggggaggacggtggggggagggggaggacggtggggggaggggggaggacggtgggggagggggagacggtggggggaggggagggggaggacggtggggggaggggagggggaggacggtggggggagggaggacgggggaggggtggggggagggggaggacggtggggggagggggaggacggtggggggagggggaggacggtggggggagggggagggacggtggggggagggggaggacggtggggggagggggaggacggtggggggagggggaggacggtggggggagggggaggacggtggggggagggggaggacggtggggggagggggaggacggtggggggaggggagggggaggacggtggggggaggggaggggggaggacggtggggggagaggggaggacggtggggggagggggaggacggtgggggagggggaggacgggggagggacggtggggggaggggaggacggtggggggaggggagggggaggacggtggggggaggggagggggaggacggtggggggaggggaggggaggacggtggggggaggggaggggaggacggtggggggagggggaggacggtggggggagggggaggacggtggggggagggggaggacggtggggggagggggaggacggtggggggagggggaggacggtggggggaggggagggggaggacggtggggggagggggagggggagggggaggacggtggggggagggggaggggaggacggtggggggagggggaggacggtggggggagggggaggacggtggggggagggggaggacggtgggggagggggaggacggtggggggagggggaggacggtggggggagggggaggacggtggggggagggggaggacggtggggggagggggaggacggtggggggaggggaggaggacggtgggggaggggaggacggtggggggaggggaggacggtggggggagggggaggacggtggggggagggggaggacggtggggggagggggaggacggtggggggaggggaggacggtggggggagggggaggacggtggggggaggggaggggaggacggtggggggagggggaggacggtggggggaggggagggggaggacggtggggggagggggaggaaggtgggggggggagggggaggacggtggggggagggggaggacggtggggagagggggagggggaggacggtggggggagggggagggggaggacggtggggggagggggagggggaggacggtggggggaggggaggggaggacggtggggggagggggagggggagggggaggacggtggggggaggaggagggggaggacggtggggggggggaggacggtggggggaggggggagggggaggacggtggggggagggggagggggaggacggtggggggaggggaggggaggacggtggggggagggggaggacggtggggggagggggaggacggtggggggagggggagggggaggacggtggggggagggtgaggacggtggggggagggggaggacggtggggggagggggaggacggtgggtggagggggagggggaggacggtggggggagggcggtgggggagggggagggggaggacggtggggggaggggaggggaggacggtggggggagggggagggggaggacggtggggggagggggagggggaggacgatggggggagggggaggacggtggggggagggggagggggaggacggtggggggagggggaggacggtggggggagggggaggggaggacggtggggggaggggaggacggtggggggagggggaggac
This window contains:
- the LOC121275103 gene encoding aladin-like, with the protein product MISLTLFPPPSTDGRVTLYELNNELVTGPHSEADVQAFHHQVLRLPPVAIQKDCLKQHSRSEYCTKAAFIHHCESVWKRSANAWHEAGLAGLLCEITKSVDEAPRWLRTISAFALTICHWAASLHGSLSPHLTLSTEALLSEYSQATNW